The Verrucomicrobium spinosum DSM 4136 = JCM 18804 genome includes a region encoding these proteins:
- a CDS encoding DUF6941 family protein yields MQLLLATLCDFAADYQGKLCITGAFDTLCAPEFPVVHPQCSLAVRLLFEPRDVGRHQMRIVLQDESGAEVMPPYPPTVDVAFPPGAVPFVTRNIVLNLQRLRFEKTGVYRFVVSLDEQLLITVPFRVTRFEEMRASSGPAG; encoded by the coding sequence ATGCAACTTCTGCTCGCCACCCTTTGTGATTTTGCTGCGGACTATCAGGGGAAGCTCTGTATCACAGGGGCTTTCGACACCTTGTGCGCCCCGGAGTTTCCGGTGGTGCATCCTCAGTGCTCCCTGGCCGTCCGGCTTCTGTTTGAGCCTCGCGATGTTGGGCGTCATCAGATGCGCATTGTGCTACAGGACGAAAGTGGAGCGGAGGTGATGCCCCCCTATCCGCCCACGGTGGATGTGGCCTTTCCTCCTGGCGCGGTGCCCTTTGTCACGCGCAACATCGTTCTCAATCTCCAGCGGTTGCGGTTTGAAAAGACGGGTGTCTATCGTTTCGTGGTCAGCCTGGACGAACAATTGCTCATCACCGTTCCGTTCCGCGTGACCCGGTTTGAAGAAATGCGGGCTTCCAGCGGACCTGCTGGTTGA